DNA sequence from the Coregonus clupeaformis isolate EN_2021a chromosome 30, ASM2061545v1, whole genome shotgun sequence genome:
tgctgtactacatttttgtgtacattgtttacagttcctatgctgaacacatactgtgtttgaattctgtacagagtggaaaggcaaagatatcatggaggacgaggacgcttgtttacagatgtacaagagactgcaattataaatatggttttggccaacaatgcaattaggatttgagagataagagagcatatcttgaataatgacaccatatttaacaacatcaatgctgtaagcctgtcgaccatacaacgcatcctccaatggcaccaagtgacgatgaaacaactttacaaggtgccatttgagagaaactctgacagagtcaagaatctgcgacatgactttgtagaggtatgtatgcaacactacttccagtacttcagacataccatatttactcatctgtatatccttttgtctgttacagagagtattggagatggatgcccatgtacatttatttatgtggatgaggttggcttcaacctcaccaaaaccaggtgccgcggaataaatgtaataggtcagagggcaattaccaatgtccctggacagcgtgggggtaatataactatgtgtgctgccatcactcaaaacggggtcctccatcacaatgccacactgggtccgtacaacaccggccatatccTCACTTTTCTCGATGCAATTTACaaaatgcttgtccctgatccatatcaggagcctgctagatttgtggttatatgggacaatgttagttttcaccgggctgttctggtccaaaactggtttgccacccatccacaatttgtagttttgtacctaccccccatattcaccttttctaaatcccatagaggaattcttctcagcctggcgctggaaagtgtatgattgccaaccctatgcccacgtgccgcttctccaggcaatggaggacgcatgtggggacatagaggttgcctctgtccaaggttggatacgccatgctaggagatacttccctcgatgtttggcaagagaaaacgtatcttgtgatgtggacgaagtattgtggccagacccagcccggagaagagatgaagcgtagcttagcactggtgactgccccccccTACCATTTCCTGGACTGCACCCCGGGAcccccacacacaattgtgttctttactgtattctaaagaatatacttttggtttacatatgtttatggttgtatgctactgtatacaacagtaatgtttggcctaataaatattttctgtttctacattgcattggtgtttacagtgtacttgttacccctctcagcagattactttcactgtagaacattgtattgaaatgtagatataagcctatgaaagaccaaagagctttagatttagaacaacagtgtttacatggtatatccaaaatttactattatgaaagaagtgtttgccatttgatgcaaatgcttcattctgacatgtgttctgacattttgaatgcagtgttacattttgaaggagatgtgaggcattttgcattttgtgtgtgcagttttgggaattgtgtgtacagttttgaaaaaaggagacatagttttgaaaatgtgtgtaagcagttggaaaaaactgtaacaaactatagttttggcaagtcagttaggacattactttgtgcatgacacaagtaatgtttccaacaattgtttacagacagattatttcacttataattcactgtatcacaattccagtgggtcagaagtttacatacactaagttgactgtgcctttaaaaagcttggaaaattccaaataTTCTGCCACAATATCAAATGGTGTATGCATGCTCATAAGAGCATGAACAGTATATACTGTAAGTTGAACAGTATAGCTATTACAACATATTCATTGGCATGTATAAAAACTGTGACGCCCAAGATAGGGGGATGAATTCATGTCAGTCAATCTGATGGTCACAAGCAAGAAACAACCAGCAGTTATAAGAAAGAAAAATGGGTCATATAATCTGGACAAACAACTTTATTTCTGGTAATGCATCTATACACTGTACATTCAGTCACTGTGGTATATAAGCGTAGCTATTTTCAAACATCATCTCATAAAGTCCTTTACTTTATAATATAGTCCGTGTCGTGAGAGCAGGAGAGGCTGTCGATGGGGGGAGGTGGAAAAGGCGAGATAAAACAAGGGAAAGAAACAAATAGATAAATAAGCCAAGCTTTTTTTTCATACTATATGCGTCATTAATAAACGAGAAAGCACACATTTACCTCTTACATAAAAATATTTATAGAATTGTAAAGTTGATATAGTATTAGCAGCAGCGTAGGGCTAAAAAGATACGAGGATGGGAAAAAAATCTAAGAGGTGGCGGTAGTTCTTGTGTGACTCATTTTTACCATGGGTACACTATATTGAATAtattgttaaaaatatatatgaacTGGTGAAAAAATCATTCAATATAAAgactacagtaaaaaaaaaaaaaaaaaaaaagatcaaaaTAATGGGATAAAACACATAGGGAATATTCTCTAATGCACTGcaaaaatgattttttttaaCATGTTCTCAGTTAAAACACAGATTCAAAAAAACAAGACAGCTATTGTGTAAGAAAAGATTTCTTTTTGAATAAGGATAACCATGTACATATATAATACAATATTGTAAATGAAAAATTATTTACATTTGTAAAttcttattttttttatcttCACACTGGCTAGTTTTGTCTATTAATATGTACTGTTATTGCTGCTTTATTGTCGTCCATTTAGCAAAATGGTTCTTGtttagaaaataataaataatttaaCCGAAGAGCCAATGTCGTCATTTTCTCCCTTTTTGTAGAAAACCATGAAAAGGAAACTACGAATATCAATTTGTTTGAGTGTAAAAACAACTATAAAATGTGCCAATTTAAGGTCTGCAAAAGTCACAAACTCAGTGTCAGTCTCTCAATAACATTGCCCTTTCTAATGTTGCTTAAGACATGGGGCTTCGACATAATGCCCTCTTCACTAGTTAGAGATGTCCACCTTTGGATAGACAGATCAGATCATGTAAAAATGGTATGACATCTTTATCTACAACCAAGATTAACCTTATAATACTGCATAGCTATGGTACATAAGGTTTCTGTTGATACCTATAATTGTTTTTGACATGCATATCTCTGAAAGAGCATTTCTGTATGAATTACAGATATCATTCAAAAtgctttatattgtatttttcttttttttgcagTTAAAAGTCATTAAATTGTTTCTGCTCAAAATGTAGAGTAAATGTAATTACTGCCGTAAACTGCAAGAGCTTCATATTGTAGCTTGAGCAAGGTAGTCAAGTCAGGCCTGTCGAGAGGGATAGTGCAGAGAGGCGGGAGAATGTTCTAGAGACTACCCTCGAGAGTGCAAAAAGAAAGTGTCCCCTCCATCGACAGTGTCTGCACTGTGTGACGGGCTTGACATCCCATGGTGGAGTTGACTCTGAGCATGTCCCTATGGGCCAGCTACAATTACTTCATCATCAGTGTTCCTGATCTGGAAACCATCTGCCCACTTTCAGGCACTTGAGGTTGTCCAGCATTGCGTTTGAACTTCGGGTTATGTTTTGGGCTGTATTTGTGAAGTAGTTCTTCTTCTGATCTATGTAATAAACAAAGTTTAGTTTCCTTTAAAAAAGAGTtgtttttctttaaaaaagaCATGTTTGCTGTATATTGCGTAACACAATAAAACCCTTACATGTGCAGTATCAATGCCCAATAATGACTATATGTATGGCAAACCTTCTCAAATGTCATGCATATGAAAGAAAATATGAGTTTTCTATTGGAAAAACAGACAAGCAATAAAAATATCCcacattaaaaacaacaacaagaacATCAACAACCAATGAAAATGTCATAAACACAACGTACATTCTGATTGCATTGTACCCACTGTGTATTCGGAGCATtagtaaatgtattttttaattaATCATTAATTTTTTCAGGTAAATATGTGAGCAATGTCTCTTCGGACTCTTATAATCACTGCTTTCCCATGACTGGTCTAACAGCCCTGTTTTACAACTTGGAACTTGGATGAATCATTGGCGTATTAATAAATACCCAAAATGTAGGAGAGTTGGGCACTGAAGACATTCTGTGTTTTGCAATCCTACATCCCACTGTCTTTCTATTTTGAGGAGTGTCAATTGATTAAACAACCAAAAGGGAATAATTAGTGCCAAAAAAAGATTGAAATGACATTTTTCAACAGCCCAAACTGTATCAGCAAGCAAGCGTGTAGAccccttttttctctctcattttatTTACAATATTTTGTCTTAAACACATGAATACATTGCATTTAAATGAGTTGCATATAATTAACAAAACGCTCACTTGGATTTATATTGTTCTTGTCATGGATATGTGCTCTCCAATGTAAGATTGAAGACAATAGTGGgagtataatgcattataacagtATTTTGTTATGACAAAGTGCGATTCATTAttgtaaagtaaaaaaaaaaacatatatctaTATTTACATACCATAATTTAATTAAAAATAACATTTTGTGGTTCTGGCTAAAGGCGCCACTTCCAGCCCTAAAATCATAATATTCAAAAATGGTATTTTTTATCTTAATTTGAGCAAGTCATGCCAACTCTCGGTAATCGAATGAAAATGAGGAAACACAGGCAAGCTAGTTTTAACCAACAGTCCCGGGGGAAACTGGCAGCGGTCTGGGCTTCAGATTGCACCCAGATACAAATTCATCACAAAGTTTATCTTTATAAGTTCTTTATAAGTTTCAAAGAGATAAAAGATCTAGTCCAATGCAATCCTCCTCATCTCTTCCATAGTAAACTTTATTATGTATTTTTGgaatagtaaaaaaaaagaagaaaaaaaagatcaAACTTTTCATACTTTTCCTCAATGGATTACAATGGCCTCCTCTACACACCGACGAACCATGGTGGCACTGGTGGTAGTTTATCTTGCTTGTTGTCTGTTAAtatattttgtaaaaaaaaaattttaaGCTCCGATAGAACAAAGAATCAaagatttttttaaaatatttttttttatatcgcTATGCAGTCTCTTAAATAGCTTATAAAGTCATAAAATTATTTAACTTCTTCACGGGAAACGGAGCAGAAGTCCTGCTGGGGCACGTGGGCAGAGTCCAGTCCGCCTGCTCGGCTCGTCTGCAGTTTTTACAGCCCTCCATGTTTTTTCTAAACAGGCCAGTCTAATATCTTTTATTATTATCATATTTTTTTAGTTTTTCATCATAGAAAAGTCTGTATCCAAAATGTTCACAATTTTTTGTCTCAGAGAAAATACATGCACAACCATATTTTGTgctatatttttttcttcttcttccgaTCAAATTTTCAGTTTTTGGAGGAGAGGTGCGTTTCAGTGCTTGTCCTAGTAACACATATTTCCTTTGTCCATGTACAAATACAGAGTTTGACTTGCTTTGTTTCTCGCTCCAAGGATGCACCCAAGCACTCATACAATTTTTGTGACGATGGATACGCGCACATATAGAGGTTCGATATATCTGCTTTTCTCTATTTTGTCTCTGTCATCTCAGTCTCTCTGGTTGGGTTGGTTGGGGAGGGCGTAGTTTTGTTTTGGGGTGCTGATGGTGGGGGATTGGAAGGGGGTTGATGGTGGGAGGGGCTAGTTGTTGGCGGGGGTGTCCTTGGTTGGCGTGTCCTGCTCCTTGGGCCACAGCTGCTGCTGCAACTCCTTGACCACTCTCTCCAGGTGCTCCCTGGCCTCCCGCTCCTGCAATAGTTCTGCCCGAAGCTGCTCGCGGTCCGCCTCAGCATGCTGGAGCTTCATCTGCAAGTCCTCGATCTGGAACAAAAATAAACACCATGAAGGGTTGAGCTGAGGAACCAGACAATATACCTGCTTAGTgtctatttttttgtttgtttactaccTAATATTATCTCTTTAACTCTTAAAActtaaatcacacacacacacacacacacacacacacagctagtgTGACAGCAAGACGCCATAGCCACATCCTTCCCCCCGCCTCTGCAAACCTCTAAGCCCCTCCACTTCCCGACCCAGACACACAACAGTGAACAACAGTGAACTAGCGACACAGACCTAACTTAGCTGTCTCTCcaaatcccacaaacactataAACATTCATTCAAGTAAAGGCTTTTAAGAAAGGGCTAGAAAGCAAATTGCTATTTTTAGAGAAACTAGGACTCGAGGCCAGTGTACTTCTCTTTTGTTTTGTCTAATCTACATTTCCCATGATGCTTAAGAGTCTCTTCCTGTTTCCTCTTTGGGCTAGCACTTATCTCGCGTCTGTGCTCTTTGGGTTACACCCATTTGTTTTCGACAAGTAGAAGGAACTGTTTTTTCTTACCCCATTGACAATGAGAACGCTTAACCTTGGTGTTAGACAGAAATGCTGCAATTACTTTGAGGGCTAGCCTCCGTTCGGAGTGTTTATGTAATCGGACTCAGACTACAGACACTTTGACTATGGCCTCTTCTCTGTCTGGGTTTGAGTagcctattgtgtgtgtgtgtcctcacctgTGCCGAGTACTTGGCGCGCAGGCGGCCCACCTCGCAGCCCTTGTCGCACACTCGGAGCTGCCGGGCCTGCTCCAGCTCCCTCTTCAGACGCATGCGCGACTCGTTAGCCTCCTTCATCTTCTTCTCGCTCTCGGCGCGCAGGCGCTCAATCTCCTTCCTCAGGTTCCTCTTGGCCTCCGTGGCCTCCCTGAGCTTCTCTTTCTTAGCCACCCGCAGGAACTCCAACTCCTATGGGACAAAGTTGACGTAAACATTAGGACGGGCTAACTAGCAATAGCATTACTGAGTTACCATTAGCGAGTACAGGTTAGCAAAAGCTAATTAGCATTAGCCTACAGAGGAAGAGTTGTCATTAAATGTAGTCAAGGACACTAAACCAAATAACAAGCTAGCTGTTGACATTGAGCCTGAGGAAACCCTGTTGAACTTTGAACCCTCTGAAACTCATAGCAAACTCCCGGAAAACAGATAAAGAGATAACTTTTATAAAAGAGTTTAATGCTATGAAAGCTCATCCAAACTAACAATGCAAGTTTAATGTAACATTAAGTCTGTTGAGAACATTTACTGCACAATGTACTGTGTTATAAGACATAGTTGAACAAGTCAAGTGGTTTCAGTCAAGGAATGCAAAGTTAAGAACATGTAGGCTAGCTACTTATACATTCATAGGAAGGTCACCAAATAGAACTTTCCtccatatactgtacatgtacTAAGAATTCCTATTTCAATACACCACATCCCACAGTGTTTACTATAGGGATGGGTGAGGTCGTCTGAGTGAAGGGTTAAGGAGATGAGAGGGCGAACAGATGTGAGTTTCCTTCCTCTTTGAAACTGAGAGACTAAGAgatttctctctctttgtgtgtatatatgtgtgtgtatataaaaaCACCCTTCTCATGGGAACCTAACTGCCAGGACAAGCACGTCTGTTGTCGAGCTTTGTTAGCTACCTCGTAAAAGCATGATGAAAAGGACAGAAAAACAATCCCCCGTTCTACTTGCTCAATTTACAAAATGTCCTATTTGGTCAATTAAGTGGAACCTTTGAACAAAAGTGAGTGCTGCAATTGGCTGCTGTGTTAAACTGGGACGTTTAAATTGtcgtgtttgttttgtttgtgtttctcATCTCTATCCTCAGACAAAGACAACGTAAGCTGAGTGGAATGCAGTCATTCTAGAATGTTACGTCTCGGAGGATGCATGTTGTGTAGCTTCACACACACAGTTGTCGCTTGTTAAAAAGAAATCTAGTTCTTTGTTCCTTTCCAATACCAAAATATAAATGGAAGTCTGCCCCGACTGCTTTTGCAGCGACATCTATTTCAACATTGTTTGCCAAGTCATGGTGTAAGCCTCTAGTCATCTGAGTTCTTCACATTTTGCCCTCTGTCTGGCACATAGAGTTTGAGGAAACTAAGACACACTGGTATAAGCAAGAATAGGGCTAAAACCTAGGCATTAGCTCTGGGAGTTGTCAGATCTTAGCCAAGTCTCCATCACATATTTATGGATATTTTattaaatatacactgagtgtacaaaacatcaggaacacctgctctttccatgacatagactggccaggtgaatccaggtgaaagctatgatcccttatagatgtcacttattaaatccacttcaatcagtgtagatgaaggggaggagacaggttaaagaaggattttaaagcaatttaacaattgagacatggattgtgtatgtgtgacattcacCGGGTGAATGGGagagacaaaagattgaagtgtctttgaacggggtatggtaggtaGTTGGTACCAGGTGCACTGgtatgagtgtgtcaagaactgcaatgctgctgggttttccacgctcaacagtttcccgtgtgtatcaagaatggtccaccacccaaaggccatccagccaacttaataataataataataatatgccatttagcagacgcttttattcaaagcgacttacagtcactgtgggacgcattggagtcaacatgggccagcatccctgtggaatgctttcgacaccttgtagtccatgccccgacgaattgaggctgagggcaaaagggggggtgcaactcaatattaggaaggtgttcctaatgttttgtacactcagtgtacgtgAATTGTGGTATAGGATAGTTGATTAATGGGTCTCTGTACCTGTTGGAGGCTGCGTTTGGCCTGCAGAGCTGAGCCAAGCTTCTCCTCCTGCTTCACCCTCATCTTGACAATCTCATGCAGAAACTTCTCCTTAGACTCCTTGGAGTCCAGCCCGCTGTCCAGCGCCTGCCTCAGGGTCTCCAGCTCCGACTCAAGACCCCCGGCCCCGGGGACATCAGGGGCCAACACTACCGCCACTGCTGCTGCCGCTACCCCAGCGAGAGGGCCACCCTCAGGGGTCAACACAGCTGACGTCAACGTACACATTAGGCCCTGTGCGCCGGGCGAGCTCAGGTCCTTAGCCGAGCTGGAGGAGGTGAaggatggggaggagagggaggacagggacGAAGTGACTGgggaaggagaggatagagagagagtaatGTTACGTTTTGAGTCAGAGTCAAAGGTTTTCGGCTGTTGACAATCTTTAATCTTTCACTTCAAACATGCCATGTTTCTGGGATACTCACATTCCTCTCGGCTCTCCACCTCGATCTCAACTTCCGAGTCCTTGTCCTCCTGGGGTGGGGGCTTGCTGGCTGCTGCCGATGGGGGCTCAGGGCCTGGGTGCGGGAGCTCCCCGGTGGCCATCCTCTTCCGGGGCCTGGAGATGGGGCTGGCCCCCTCTCCTGGGGCCTCCCCGGCGCTGGGGTGGAAGTTGCTGGGCACGGACGGGGACAGGGGCCCTGCCTTTGTCAGGGACAGGGGTGTGAGGGCCACGTTTGGGGACACGGCGCTCTCCATCGTCTTGAATTTGTAGAAGCTAAGAgggagagacggaaagagagaggaggatgtgagaGGTGGTTGGTTTTTAGGTGTCTTTGGTTGGATTACGGGGAAAGAATCTAGAATATTGCGGATGCTCTGACAGTGAGCTAACAATGAGCATGCGTGATACTTCATTTCAGAATCCGAAATGGGCTTTGCTCGATCAGGGAGATCAACAGCCGCACGTAATAGTCTGTTAGATATTCACGCCTACTAACTGAAAGATTGAATAGATTAAGTGTGTGTGCCTGCGCACATGTGCgaatgtaatgtgtgtattatgtgcttatgtgtgtgtggtgattCACTCCGAGTGGGTGCAAACggttgagtgtgtgtgagcgGTGCCGTGTGGGAGGCGGCGGTACAGTCAGCACTACCCCCTGACCTCAGCCCACCCAGACAAGCCGGTGGGCCCTCCTGATAGTGAGGGAGCACATCCATTACATGGGAACAAAATTCCCATCCAAAATGGCTGACATGGCTGTGCTCTCAAAACAACCAAACTGTTGCTGCTTTTAAACAGTGGTGTTTTGTCATTgttttagagcaggggtgtcgaACTCATTTTGTCCCGGGGGCCGCATTTGATCTTCACCGAAAATTGGTTACATTTCCTTGCTGTCAAAACTTGCAAGAAATTGTCCCTCtatccatgtttttttttaatgctccctgactgtctttattagcaagctggacagtcaataaactgtatgaatgtaggtccattgACTGTGCACAGTGATTATtagcattttttacatttttagtcatttagcagacgctcttatccagagcgacttacagttagtgagtgcatacattttcatactggccccccatgggaaacaaacccacaaccctggcgttgcaagcgccatgctctaccaactgagctacaggggactagcgAGTtggacagtcaagaaactgtatgaatattGTTCCATTAttatttctacacagtttcgatttggttgTAGTCATTTTAAAGCATATTGAGTCATTTTTAAGTATTTTTACTCTAACCACCCACGGGCCGGATTGGACCCCCTTGCggtgtttgacacccctgtttagAGGCTTGGATGATTGACGTGTGTTTAAAGCATACGCTTGGTGTACTATGTTGACGTGTGTTTCTTCAGGGTAGcttgttgttgtttgttgttgtgaGTATGTTGTGCTCACCTGTCTCTCAGTGTAGCCAGAGGGCGGTTGGGCGTCTCTTTGTCCCCAGCCGAGAGGTTAGGGGACCAGGGCCTGAAAGCTGAGGGTCTCTGTCTGGGCTGGATGCAGTTGAGCCCCTTATTGTCCGAAGACGAGAGGGATCTTAGCCAATCGGGTTGCTTCTCTTTCTCAGCGGACAGGGGCAGCGATGGGAAGTCTTCATGTTTAGACTTCTTGGCTGGGATGGGATCTGATGCCTGGAGAGAGAAAAGAATGGAGAGAAGAGAAAATGGCATGTAAGACAAATTGTAGGACCATTTTAGAAGTACAAGGTCAAATCTATGTTCTATTCAGAGACCGGCCATTTCCTTTGTCCAGCGGATGGCAATTTGAGCCGCACTGCCCGCTTGGCATCCTCAATGGCCTACCAGTCTCAAATGCCAGTGAACTGAAAATGCACCCAGAGGTGTAAGACGGCTCTAGCCAGTGTgtattgtgtgcgtgtgtgtgtgtgtgtttgtgtgtttgtgagagagcgAGTGATCCCAATATAAATAAGAGCACAAATCAACGATTAACTCCTCAAGACAGGTGTCACAGAAAAGGCATCTGACAACTCggattgtgagtgtgtgtaaatTTAGGAGGggtgttgactgtgtgtgtgtgtgtgtgtgtatttgctaGAGGTGGGGGTGCTTGAGGGTTATTATAGTGTTAGACAACACAAGATGGAAGCCTCAACTCTCACACTCGAGCTTGCAAGCCCTTCTTAACCAGCTGGTATATTGACATATGTCACTTGTAATTTATATAGAGACTGTTGAGCTTGTTTTAGTCAAACAACTATCGACAGTGACAGCTTTTGAACAGTATTGCAATAATGTTGACACTAGGATAGGCTACATTGCTTCACTCACACACATTCTGCACACGCCAGTACTCCAGACAATTGTACTACAGTGTTTTCCAGCAGAGGTGTGacgtctctctctatccctttctctctttctcccccctctctctttctgtctctgagcTGAGGGAGTCTTTAAAAAGCAGACAAGGGCAGGTCTGTGTTCCAGACTACCATGACCTCAGCCTCTCCAAGCTGTGGCTGTCACTAG
Encoded proteins:
- the LOC121545932 gene encoding ski oncogene — its product is METVTRQSFQPHPGLQQTLKQFHLSSMSSLGGPAAFSARWPHDLLFKKDGKEPEPVLHLPMQPPTVMPGPLFIPSDRSTERCETVLETETVSCFVVGGEKRLCLPQILNTVLRDFSLQQINSVCDDLHIYCSRCTAEQLEILKVMGILPFSAPSCGLITKTDAERLCNALIYGGTYPSHCKKEFSGSLELEITEKSFKIYHECFGKCKGLIVPELYTSPNAACIQCMDCRLMYPTHKFVVHSHKSLENRTCHWGFDSANWRAYILLGQDYTGKEETARLEQHLDEIKEKFDFANKYKRKASRASDPIPAKKSKHEDFPSLPLSAEKEKQPDWLRSLSSSDNKGLNCIQPRQRPSAFRPWSPNLSAGDKETPNRPLATLRDSFYKFKTMESAVSPNVALTPLSLTKAGPLSPSVPSNFHPSAGEAPGEGASPISRPRKRMATGELPHPGPEPPSAAASKPPPQEDKDSEVEIEVESREEFTSSLSSLSSPSFTSSSSAKDLSSPGAQGLMCTLTSAVLTPEGGPLAGVAAAAVAVVLAPDVPGAGGLESELETLRQALDSGLDSKESKEKFLHEIVKMRVKQEEKLGSALQAKRSLQQELEFLRVAKKEKLREATEAKRNLRKEIERLRAESEKKMKEANESRMRLKRELEQARQLRVCDKGCEVGRLRAKYSAQIEDLQMKLQHAEADREQLRAELLQEREAREHLERVVKELQQQLWPKEQDTPTKDTPANN